The DNA window ACGACGAGGCGGGTGCCGAAGCGCGCCGCGGCGAATTCCACGCTGCCCACTTGCGAGGGGGCGACAATATTGCCGGCCACACGGATGACGAAAAGGCCTCCCAGGCCTTGATCGAACACGATCTCTGCCGGCACTCGTGAATCCGAACATCCGAGAATTATGGCGAAGGGCTCCTGGCCATCGGCGAGTTCGCGGCGCCGGGTCCGGTTCGTGACTTCTCCGAGGCTACTGGCTTCGGCGACAAAGCGCAGGTTTCCTTCGCGTAGACGGTCGAGGGCTTCTATTGCTGGGATCATGGCGTCAATATAGAAGGGTGAAACGTCCAAAAATTTCGGCTACGGCAACCGTTATTCATAACGCCAACTGGTGGAGATTAAGTTGTCCTTGGAGTTGCTTCACGGCTCATATCCGGGAAGTGGGCATTTTTAGGGCTTCCGCAGCCTTGTTTAGTTTGTGGTCCAAAGCGGCAATTTCGCGCACCGCGCGCCTGGATGCAATAGCCAGATGCAAGGCATCGCCCGCCCGCAATCCGAGCGTGAATTCACGCAACATCGATTCCGCGAGGCGGAAATCCGTGGTCGTTACCTCCAAGATGGAGAGGTGGGGCAGAACCGTCTCTTCAAGTAACGCTATGGCGGCCTCACCTTGTCCACGGGTAATTTCCCTGTTTCTTACCTTAAGGCCAATCGCACTACTGAACTCCGTAATGGTCCATGTGCTCAAGGCCAGTTCCTTCTCTCCTTGGCTGCCCAGACTGGCACGCCAAGCACGTGCTTTTACTGATGCCGCCTCCGGAACAATCAAAGGAACTAGCACGCTCGTGTCCAGATAGATCATCCTTCAGTAGCGCGCTCGTTTACGCAATGATGGAACACTTGCCTTGCTCTTGCGCAAAGTTACATGAAACGCGTCAATCTTGGCCCAATCGATCTTCTTCTCATTCTGGCTCTCGGGAAGAATGCGCGCGACGGGCTTTCCTCGCTTGGTAATAATGACTTCCTCGCCGTTGCGCACTGCTTCGAGGATTGCGCTAAGGTGCGCTTTGACTTCCGCGACACTGTAGGCTCCCATCTCAGTTCTCCACGAATGTGGTCATTTAGATGGTCATGATGATACCATTTCAAACGGGAGCCTCCATCGTGGTCTTGAGTTCAATTACGCGGGGCGATGCCGCCGAAGAAAATCTCGCATTACTTCCGCGCATGCCTTGCCGTGCGAAAGCGGCAACCCGTGCTTCGCATGTGCGAACACTTGTAGCTCCGCGCCAGGAATGGCGGCGCGCATACTGGCCATCACCTCGAGGGGAATGAAGGGGCTGGCTTCCGGTGCGAGTAGGAGCGTTGGAGCCTTGATCTCGCTTAGTCGTGGCGTCAAGTCCGAAGCCAGGAGCAAATCCGCCAAGCCAAGAGTGGCATCCATGGAACAGGTTTCGTGAACGTGCGTGTACCAGGCATATACATCTGGCGCCAAACCGTCCGGATGAAACCGCCACGGCATCATTTGCCGGGCCCATGCAGCTTGCCCGCCTTGCGCGAGAATCTCGCGCCAGCCCTTGACGTTACCAACCAAGCCGCCCCGTGCCGCGGCGTTGGAAAGCGTTAGGCTCAATACGCGGTGGGGAATTTTCAATGCCGCGGCCAGCACGGCGGTGCCGCCGATGGATTCGCCCACGAGGTGAAAGCGTTCCGCCTGAACGGCGTTGGCGATTTGCAGTAGATCGTCCACGAGAACATCGAAGGTCCATGCAAAAGTCTTGGGTGGCACGACGGATTCGCCGAATCCGCGCATGTCGAAACGCACCAAGCGGTATTGCGTCGCGAGCACCGGCAACCAGTTTGCCCATATGTGCATGTTGGCGCCGATACCGTGATGAAAGATGATGGTTTGCGGATCTGGCACCCATGAGGGTACGAGATTACAAACGTCGTAATGCAGATGTCCGGAATGGGTTTGGAGGATTGGCATGGGCGTGAAACCTCAATCGTAGACCGCCAGTTGCTTCCCGCGCGTTTCGGGAAACAGGGAAACCGTGAGAATGACCACGAAGAATCCGATCACGGCGACGATACCGATGGATTTGCCCAAGGCCATGCCGCCGCTCAAATATCCTACCAAGGGCGCGGTGAAGGCACTCAAGCCGCGTCCGAAATTGTAGGTGAATCCTTGGCCGGAGCCGCGAACACGGCTGGGGAAAAGCTCCGTCAGGAAAGGACCGCAGCCACTGAAGTTTCCCGAGACGAAGAAGCCCAAGGGAAATCCCAGATAAAGCATTACTTCATTGCTGATGGGCACTAACGTGTAGAGCACCGCAATGGCGGCCGAGCCCGCCGCGAAGATGAAGAACGTCATGCGCCGCCCGATGTGGTCGGAGAGATAGGCCGCGACGATGTATCCGAGAAACGAACCCACTATGATGACCATCGTGTACCACCCCGTATTCAGGACGGAAAGCCCGCGTTCCGTTTTGAGGTAGGTGGGTAACCAGGTGAACACGGCGAAGTAGCCCACCATCATGCCCGTGGTCATCAGGCACGCGAGCAACGTGGTGCGCAACATGGGGGGCGAAAAAATCTCCAGGAAATGCCCGCCGCGTTGCTTGACTTCGTCCTTCGTGGCTTGATAGACCTGGGGTTCCTTCACATAACGCCGGATGTAGAACACCAGCAAGGCGGGCAGGATGCCGGCCCAGAACATGGCCCGCCATGCCCATTCCTCCGGCAACAGGCTGAACATCAGCAGGAAGAGCAGATTGGCACCTGCCCAACCGACAGCCCAACCGCTTTGCATGGTGCCCACGGCCTTGCCGCGGTGTTCCGGGCGAATCATCTCGCCGATCAGCACCGCGCCGACGGCCCATTCACCCCCAAAGCCAAGGCCTTGCAAGGCACGCGTGACCAGCAGTTGTTCGAAGGAATTGGTGAAGCCGCAGAGGAACGTGAAGAACGCGAACCACAGAACGGTAAGTTGGAGAACGCGAACGCGTCCGTACTTATCGGCCAGGATCCCTGCCGTCCACCCCCCCACGGCGGAGGCCAGTACGGTGGCGGTGGTGATGTAACCGGCCTCGACCTTGGACATCCCCCAGAGCGTAATGAGGGTTGGAATCACGTAGAAATAGACCATGACGTCCACGGCATCCACGGCCCAGCCGCCAAATGTGGCTGTGAGCGTCCTGCGCTCAGACGTAGTGAGCTCCTTGAGCCATGCGAACATTTTCTCCCCCGGTAGTTGTTATAGGCGGAATGATATGGCATAACGGGCATCATCTGAAAATAACCGGAGGAGCCATGACAATAAGATGGATTCAGCATGGGGCAGCTCTTGCCGTCCTAACCGTATGCGCATGGGTTGTCCAGGCGCAGGATCTGCCGCTTGCCAAGCCGGAAGACGCGGGGATGTCTTCCCAAAGCCTGGAACGGCTGGACAGCACCTTCAAACGCGAGATTGACCAAGGCCGCCTGCCTGGCGTGGTAATGATGGTGCTGCGCCGCGGCCGTCTGGTCTATTCGGCTGCCATGGGTGTCCAGGAGCCCGGCAAGCCCATGACTCGCGATTCGATCTTCCGGCTTTATTCGATGACCAAGCCGTGGGTATCCGTCGCGGCAATCATGTTGATGGAGGAGGGCGCCCTTCAACTCTCGGATCCTGTCTCGAAGTTTCTTCCATCCATGAAGGGGATGCAGGTCAGCGTTGCCAGGATCGATCCCGCTTTGGGCAAGGTGAGCTACACGCAAGTTTCCGCCGATCGCGAGATAACGGTGCAAGATCTTCTGCGCCATACCGCAGGCCTCGTCTATGGTGAGCTTTCGGTGAATGCGCCGGTGAAAGAGGCCTACACCAAGGCGGGTTTCTATTCTCCCGAAGTCAGTTTCGATCTGCGCGCGATGACTCCGGCGGAACAGGTGGAGCGGCTATCGAAAGCCCCGCTCGCGCAACAGCCCGGAGCGGTGTGGGAGTACGGGTTGGCCTCCGACGTGCTGGGTCGCGTGGTGGAAGCGGCGAGCGGCAAGAGGCTCTCGGAGTTTCTCGCGGAGCGTTTGTTCAAGCCCCTGAAGATGACAGACAGCGGATTCTCGGTGCCCAAGGATAAACTCGCACGCATGGCCCAGCCTTTCGAAAAAGATCACGCAACGGGTACCCCCAACCGCTTGATCGACATATCGAAGGTTCCTGGGAACGATTCGGGCGGTGCCGGTGGCGTGGGCACGGCGGCGGATTACTTGCGCTTTTGCCAGATGCTGCTCAATGGCGGGCAGTGGAATGGCGTTCGCATACTCAGCCGTACCAGCGTTGCCTTGATGACTTCCGATCACTTGGGCACGAAGATCCAAGCGCCTCTTACCCCGGGCGAACTGCTCTTCGGGGTACAGGGCTACACCTTCGGTTTGGGCTTTGCCGTGCGCCAAGGCCCGGGCGTTTCGCAGGTGCCTGGTTCCGCGGGTGAATACATGTGGGCCGGTTTCGCCGGGACCTACTTCTACGCCGATCCAAAAGAGGAGTTGATCGGCATCTACATGTCGCAAGCCCCCGGCGCTACCCGGCAGTACTACCGGCGCTTGTTCAAGCAACTGGTTTCTCAAGCCATCACGGATTGAATATGCCATCCGGATTTCTTCTCATCACCCACGATGTCGGCACCGCCAGCGAGAGCGAATTCCAATCTTGGTACCAGTTCGAGCATCTAGACGAGCGCTTGGGCGTGCCGGGCTTTCTCACGGCGCGCCGTTACATCTCCCAAGCCAGCGCCCAGCGCTACGCGGCCATGTACGAAACGCTCTCGCCGGATGTGTTGCGTTCGCCCGCCTATGCGGCGCTGATGGGAAAACCCAGCGAGAAAACTCGCGCCATCATGCCGCACTTCAAGGACGTCACGCGCATCATCGGGCGCGTGGCGTTCAAGCACGACCGTGGCGCTGGTGGCGCGGGGGCGATTCTCTTCCTGGACCGGCCCAATGCGACGGATGACGATGCCCAGTCCATCGGACGGATCGCCATGCAGGCGCGGGCCGCGGGCCTGGCCCCCGAGGCGGTGCGAGTGGTCGTGGTGGAGCACGATAACGTGGGCGTGGATACACCGGAATCGAGATACCGACCAACGCCCGACCGCAAAGCACACGTGGCGTTAGTCGTGGAGTGGCTGCAAGCTACCTCCGCGGATGTGCAAGAACTGCGAACCTCTCTCGCGCGAGCGGGGTGGAAGGTGGAGAGCGACCGCGGCGGGTTGTACCGGCTGCTGTGCGCACGCGTGCGCGAGGCGGTGCCATGAGACTCCAAGGAAAAACCGCCATCATCGTCGGTGCCGGCCAAAGCCCAGGGGAAGGTATCGGAAACGGCCGTGCCACCGCGCTGCGCTTCGCGCGCGAGGGCGCCAAAATTCTCGCCGTGGACCGCGACCTCGCCTCCGCCGAAGAAACCGTTGCCATGATCGCCGCCGAGAAGGGCGAAGCCGCCGCCTTCCAAGCTGATGTCACTCAGGAATCCACTCTCGCCGCCGCCGTTCAATTCGCGCACAAGCTGTGGGGGCACATCGATATCTTGCACAACAACGTTGGAGTGAGCATCGGCGGGGGCGATGCGGTGCTGGCGGATATCACCGAGCAAATCTTAGATCGCGTCAGCGCCATCAATCTGCGCGGCACCATCATGGCCTGCAAGCACGTCATCCCAATCATGCGTGCGCAGCGCAGCGGTGTCATCATCAACATCTCTTCCATCGCGGCGTGGATCGATTATCCCCTCGTGGCCTATAAAGCCACCAAGGCGGCGATGATCGCCTTCACGCAGCAACTCGCATTGCAAAACGCCGCTTACGGTATTCGCGCCAACGTCATCTTGCCGGGTTTGATGAATACCCCCATGGCCGTGGATACGCGCGCTCTAACCTTCGGAAAATCCAGGGACGCCGTGGTCGCCGAACGCGACGCGAAAGTCCCTCTGCGCGGTAAGATGGGCACGGCGTGGGATGTGGCCAATGCGGCACTATTTCTCGCTTCCGATGAGGCGAACTTCATTACCGGCGTGTCGCTGCCGGTGGATGGGGGAGCGTTGGTGCGGGTTGGCTGACCAAGCTCATGCTTTGGTCTCGGAGGTTCGGGTGGGTCTTTTCAGGGTGAAGTGGACCCCACCATCGAGACAGATCTGACGGTAGTTTAAGCTGCACCCGATTTCATACAGCTGGACGGCGCTGCCCCGATTTTTGCATTCTGCATTGCTGACTCATTCTCAATTCTGACTTCCCCGAATTCAGTCGCCGTGGAGCGAAGCGTAATGGGGAGTCCCTGCGTTGCCCCGTACTTATCTATGGTAGGAATCTACAAAAAGCTGCAGTAAGCATATTGGCAGGATATATTTTTTTACAATGTCCACCTAAAAAACTGAAGCCAGGTGGACAAGTCGCGGCAACGGTTAGGGTGCAAGCATAGCCGTTCGATGATGTTAAAGATAGATTTCCTCCCTGAGGACAGTCATAAACTGCTGCACCTCTGTCCAATACGCCGATTGTGTGATCAGCTCCGCCGGTGGCTAAGTTTCCGGCTTTTGATATGGCTCGGACAATGTCATTGTCTAGGGCGCCCGCGGCTGCCACGACGATGCTGCCCAAAAATCCGGTTTTCCCGCCCTGGACACGTAATTGCAGCGTGCTGCGCTGCGCGATCAGCCAGACCATGAGCAACGCTCCGCCATAGGAGAATAGTTTGACCAACTGCGACGCGGTGAGCTTCGCGGTACCGAGTGTGGCCCGCTTGAACAGAGTCAAATCGCCCAGCAGGCTCCCGAGTAACATCAGCACGAATATGATCACCATGTAGGGGGCCAGCCAAGCCCAGCTTGCGGCCGGCGCCGCGACGGAAGGGGCGGGCGCGGATTCGATGGGCATCGAAGGTGCCGTCTGGGTGGTCATGGGGTTTTCTCCTCTTGGTACAAGACAAAGTGCGGGAGCCGGGAATCTAATCCAGGCCATGGCCGCATGGTTCATGGGCAAAACTTTCCGCTGGCCGGAAGTTGCGGTCCACCCATATCGGACGCGAGGGCGGAACCTTGATGCCCCGCCCGCCCTGGGGATTGGCTCCCACCGAAACGCAAGGGATAATGGCGCGTTAAAGCAAGCAAACCGAACATCTCGTGAAGAATAGAAGGGCTCTGATCATTGGCGGTTCTGTTGCCGGCCTGTTCGCCGGCAACCTGCTGCGCCAGCACGGCTGGGAGGTGGAGATCTACGAACGCGTGGCGGAGCCCCTCTCCAGCCGGGGCGCGGGGATTGCCACCCATGAGGAATTACTCGATCTTCTGCAACGCGTGGGGGTGCCGGCGGGGGAGACAGTGGGCGTGAGCTTGCGCTCCCGCGTGGTATTCGGTTCTTCCGGCGATATCGTGGGCGAACTGGAATATCCGCAAGTTCTCACGTCCTGGGGGCGGATCTATGAATTGCTCCTGGCGCAGTTTCCTTCCGGACAATATCGCCAAGGCGTGTCGGTCCTTCGCGTGGAGCAAAACGACACCGAAGTGACGGCGCATTTCGATGATGGCAGCCGCCGCGGCGCGGACCTGTTGGTTGCCGCCGACGGGACTCGGTCCACCATTCGCGCGCAGTTTCTGCCGCAAGTGACGCCGCTCTATGCGGGCTATGTGGCGTGGCGCGGCGTGGCAGAGGAGCCTCACCTGAGCCCCGAGACCAACGAAGATTTGTTCGGCCGCTTCAGTTTTTGTCTGCCTCCCGGGGAACAGTTGGTGGGCTATCCCATCGCGGGGGATGGCAACAGCGCCGAGCCCGGTAAGCGCCGCTACAACATCGTTTGGTACCGGCCGGCGGACGAGAAGACCGATCTGGTGAGCATGCTCACGGACGCCCAGGGCAAGGTGCATGAATTCGGCATCCCGCCGCCCCTCATTCGCCAGGAGGTCATCGCCAAGGTGCGCGCCGATGCGCACCGGCTGTTGGCTCCCCAATTCGCGGAGGTCCTGTACCGTACGGCCCGCCCGTTCTTTCAGCCCATCTACGATCTGGAGTCACCGAGCCTCGTATTTGGGCGCGTGGTGCTCATCGGGGATGCGGCCTTCGTGGCGCGTCCCCACGTGGGCATGGGCGTGACCAAGGCGGGGAGCGATGCCGCAGCCCTTGCCGATGCGCTGGCGAACCCGGCGGCGCGGTATAGTGAAGCCTTGCGGGAATTCGAGAAAAAACGCTTGCATGTGGGAACGGCCATGATCGCGCGGGCACGCCATCTTGGCGCATACATGCAGGCGCAGATTCGCAACGAACAGGAGCGCGCCATGGCGGAGCGCTACCGAACACCCGAGGCGGTGATGCGCGAAACCGCCGTCGCATTCGCAATTTAGACCAAGGAGGCAACATGGCCATAGGGAAACTCGATCACTACACCATCCGCACCACGGACTTGGAGGCATCCCGCAAGTTCTACACGGAAGTCATGGGATTCACCGTGGGCCACCGCCCGCCCTTCAATTTCCCTGGGATTTGGCTGTACAACGGCACGACATTCCCCGAGACCTACGGCGTGGTGCATATCATCGGAGTCGATCCCAACGACAAGGAAGCGCTCAACGCCTACATGGGCGACCGCTACGATGTCAGCATGTTGAAGGGCACCGGCACCGTGGACCACATGGCGTTTCGCGCCACCGGGTTCGAGGAAACCAAGGACAATCTGCGTAAACAACAGGTGCCCTTCCGCGAGGCGACGGTTCCCAACCTCGGATTGCACCAGGTATTCCTGGAAGATCCGAGCGACGTCACCATCGAGCTGAACTTCTTCGCCAACGATCAGGGGTGATACTCGCCCTGGCGGGTGGAGTCGGCGGCGCCAAGCTCGCCACGGGCTTGGCTCGCGCACTGCCCCCGTCCGAACTCATGATAGTCGTCAACACAGCTGATGACTTCGAGCACTTGGGCCTGCACATCTCGCCCGACCTCGACACCGTGATGTACAACCTCGCCGGTGTCCATGATCCGGAACTGGGGTGGGGTATCGCCAACGAGACCTGGAACTTCATGGCGGCGTTGAAAATGCTGGGCGGCGAGACTTGGTTTCAGTTGGGCGACCGCGACCTCGCCACCCACCTCGAGCGTACACGCCGGCTGAAAGCAGGGGAGGGATTGACCAGCGTCACCCAAGCTCTCCACAGAAGCCTGGGCGTACAGCACGCCATCGTCCCCATGAGCGACGATTCGGTGCGAACCATCGTTCACACCGAAAGCGGCCGCCTGGCTTTCCAGGATTATTTTGTGCGGCTCAAATGCGAACCCGCGGTGAAAAGGATCGAGTACGAAGGCGCCGCGCGGGCACGGCCAAGCGCGGCATTCAGCGCGACGCTCGGCGATGAGCGATTGCGCGGCATCGTGATCTGCCCGTCCAACCCGTTCTTGAGCGTGGCGCCTATTCTTGCAATTCCCGGTGTGCGAGAGAAACTTCAATCCAGGCAGGTACCAGTGATCGCGGTGTCCCCCATCGTGGGCGGGCGAGCCATCAAGGGGCCGGCGGCGAAGTTGTTTCAGGAGCTAGGCAAGGAAGCCTCGGTCACCGAGGTAGCGCGCTTCTATCGCGGGTTGGTGGATAAGCTGGCGATCGACGAAGTGGACCGGCCATCGATGAGCGCGATCCGCGACTTGGGAATCGAACCGGTGGTGGCTAGGACGGTGATGAGCAGCGATGCGGACAAGGAGCTATTGGCTAGGGAAGTAGTGAGCGCATGCGTGCCGGGATTGTCATGACCAGCGGCCGCCAAAATGTCATTCACCTCCTCTAACCATGGACCACACGGAATACACGGAAAATTCCAGGTTCTAGTTTTATTCCGTGTGTTCCGTGGTTAATGCTCTTCTCTCGATTCTCACCCCACCGCCGCCGAACTCACGGTCCCGCCCGCATAACGCTTGTGCCACGAATCGTGGCCGTGGGTGAGGTCGTTCTTGTCGGTACGGTCCGCGCCGCGCATCAACCATAGAGGCTGCTCGTAAATGTTGAAAGGGGTGTTGTCGCGCCGTTGGTCCACCAAAGAGCGGTCGTAGTACGAGGTGGCCGGCATGTAGCGCATGATGAGCGCGCCACGGCGCTGGCCGGAATTGTTGGCGAGGGATCCGTGGATGAGGCGCACGTCGTGCAGCGATATCTGGCCGGGTTCCAATTCGATATTCACGGCGTCGGCTTCGTTGAATTGATCCTGGTCGAGTTCCAGATTGAGCACCAGATTCTCGCGATTCGAAACGTGATGCCGGTACATCTCTTTTCGATTGTGCGAACCCGGAATGAAGCGCATGCAGCCGTTGAGGGTGGATACTGGATCGATGGCGACCCAGGCGGAGCAGGTGGCGAGCGGCCGCATGGGCCAATACTCGCCATCTTGGTGCCACGGCACCTCGCGTCCTTTCACCGCCGGTTTGCACAGGATACGCGTGATCCACAAGATGATGTCGCGGCCGATCAACTGCTCGATCATGTCCAGCAACGCCGGATGCCGCGCCGCCGTCATGAATGGGTTGGCGTTAGCGCCATCCACTGGCGGTAGCATGTGCGGATTGGCGAGATCCTCCTGCTTGACGTCGGTGTAGGCCGCCAGAAGATCCGCCATTCCTTTTTGCAGCCGTTTGAGCAATTCATCCGGCAACCGAAAGTTCGGAATGACGTAGCCACGCTCGTGGTAATGCTCGATTTCTTTCTCGGTCAACATGCAACAAACTCCTAAAGAACAAGCCGGGCTTCGCGAATTCAGCCCAACCTACGCCCCCTCACGTTTCACCCTTCACGCTTCACGGTTCTTAGGCTTCTTCACTACCTTGGTACAACTTTCCGAACCAATCCTCGACCGTGAGCAATCCGCCGGCCTTCGCGGCCTTGCCTTGATCCTTGGCCGGCAGGGCGTCTTGCACGATATCCATGCGCTTCCAGCCGGCGAGCGGGGTTTCGCAAGCCTTGCGTGGCACGTAGCGGGAAGCCTTGACCTTTTCGAAGCGATGCACATAGCGCGGGCAATTGGGCCATAGGCCTTCGACGGTGACTCTCACAATGCCTTGAGCTTCGGCGTAGTCCAGCATGAGCGGGTCGTTCATGTCGGCCTTGGCGGTGCCTTGCACGCGCAAGCGGTTGGGGGTGGTGAAGTCGATGAACAGCATGCCGATCTTGGCGTTACCCGCGATGTTGCCCCAGGAGTAGAACATCCCGTTGCCGTCGTAGAAGGGAAAGGCGATGGTCTTGCTGTCCACCACTCTTACGAATCCCGGATCGCCTCCCTTGTAGGAAACGGTCGGATTGCCGTTCTGGTCCACGGTGGACAAAAAAAACATGTCGCGCGATTCGATGAAGGTCTTGGTGTTGGCATCGACTTCCTTGGCGATGAAGCCGCCTTCGATCAAATCCGCCAAACGGCGCGTGTCGAATTGGTCCTGCAACGCGCGATGCTGCGCGCCGTAAACATTGCTCATGTGCTCCTCCGGTAGTTGTTTTGGTCAGCCAAGCGCGAACGAGGAGGATGCTATCAGGAAACTTCCCGGGGGTACCGAGGAACGTTGGGCTCCAATGCATTCAGCCCAACCTACACACCTCGGTAGGTTGGGCTGAACTTGCGAAGCCGAACAAAGCGCCCAACAGTTATTGGATCTGCTGAACCCCCGCCAACAGCCATCCGGAGCGCCCGCTCTTGGGCTTGGCCAGATTCCATACTTCCTGGAACGGCTCCGCCGCCGCGTTGGGGGCTTCCCTGATGGCGCCTTTCAGGCGAACGCTGGCCAAATCTTCCCTCGCGCTGGCTTCAACTCCCAGCACTTCGGCCTCGAGGTCAATCACCTCGGTCTGCGTTTTTTCGCCCTTGAGTTCCGAGAGCTGCATCTTGATCTCGGCGTACATTTCAGGCGTGGTGAATTCGCGGATATCGGCTAGTTCCTTCGCATCCCAGGCCGCTTGCAGGCGGATGAAATGCACCTTGGCGCTGCGCTCGAAGCCTTCCTTGTCGAAATCCGCCGGGATTCCCCAGTTGGCGGCACCGGCGAAGGAGGACATCACCGAATTGGACGCGCCTCCTGGTAGCGGGGCCTGCGCGGAAAAATCGCTACTCTGCGGGCTCGCACCCGCGTAAACGTGTTCCTGGCGCGGCTGGGCTACGCTGGGTTGGCCACGGCGAAGCATGCGCCATACGAACATGGCCGCCATCGCTAAGAGCAGGATCATGAGAATGCTGCCGAAGCCTTCCGAAAGACCGAGATGGGAAAACAGTGCCGCCAATCCCAAACCTGCCGCGATACCGGCGAGAGGGCCAAGCCAGCGGTTGCGTTGGGCTTGCTGCGGGGCCGCCCCTGGAGCAGTCTGGGTGGGGGCCGCTGCTGCATTAGCGGGCGCGGCTTGTTTGTTCAC is part of the Betaproteobacteria bacterium genome and encodes:
- a CDS encoding Tim44 domain-containing protein, whose product is MTSTSRTWISRFAVIAIALGSSLAMVAQDAEAARRFGGGKSFGRQSGNVNKQAAPANAAAAPTQTAPGAAPQQAQRNRWLGPLAGIAAGLGLAALFSHLGLSEGFGSILMILLLAMAAMFVWRMLRRGQPSVAQPRQEHVYAGASPQSSDFSAQAPLPGGASNSVMSSFAGAANWGIPADFDKEGFERSAKVHFIRLQAAWDAKELADIREFTTPEMYAEIKMQLSELKGEKTQTEVIDLEAEVLGVEASAREDLASVRLKGAIREAPNAAAEPFQEVWNLAKPKSGRSGWLLAGVQQIQ